The sequence CGTGGCCAATAGCAGCGCACAACGTCAGATTACCCGCGCTGAACATGTCGAACGCTTGCAAGCTTTAGATCATGACAATAGACTGATTATCGCTGGTCCAACACCTATCGAGCATGGCAAAGGCGAGATGTCAGGCAGCTTAATTATTGCTGACTTTGACTCTGCAGAAGCAGCGCAATCATGGGCAAACGATGAGCCTTACTTACGTGATGGCGTGTACAGTCACGTAGATATCAAACCCTTTATCCATACATTGCCAAAAGCGGATGACAGCGCATCAGTTAAAGTAGCAAAATCGTGATTCAGTGCCTATCTTTGTTAAAAAGTCGCTCTTATCAGCGTAGCATTGTTAGTATGATTTTTATGGCTACTGTTTCAGCACAGGCTGCGCCGACGGTGACAGCTATCGATGTGGCTGATCCAACACTCACGACACCCGTGCCAGCTCAACCAATATCGACCGCTCAACCAACGAAAAACTCAGTGATGAATATCAGCGATACATTGGCGGCGCAATTACAACCATCTGATAAGGCGTTATCCGATGCCAATCAGCAGCTATTAAGCCGTAATGCACAGTTGCAGCGCGAGTTGAATGACTTGCAAACTCAAGTAAATGTTTTGGTCTACGAGAGCAAAGGTCAGCTTTTTTTATACGGTGCATTTACTGTGTTAATTAGCTTGTTGGTCGGTATTTTTATTTCTTGGTTGGTGTTTGTCCGCCGTGAACGCTGGTAACTAGTACCACGCGCTTTTTATTGATTTATCTTATGTGACTGTCTATGTCTAAATCCACGTTCGAATCAAAAGATACTGATACATCGTCGACACCCTCCAAAAACACTCAGTCACTAAGCATTCACTCATCAAATATCACCCCTGCCAAGATTGATTGGCAGATGGATGATACGGGTAATAAAGTGCCGGTATCGGGTGAGTTTGGTGATGTTTACTTCTCAAATGCTGATGGTTTAGCGGAATCGCGTCATGTGTTTTTGGCGCACAATCAATTGCCTGAACGACTGACCAATCTTGCACCAAATCAATGCTTTACGATTGCTGAATTGGGCTTTGGTACTGGACTGAATTTTCTCGCTACGTGGCAGCTATGGCGACAGCTGCGGGATATACACCCTCAATTAGCAACTGCAAAACTGCATTTTATTACCACTGAAAAGTTCCCGATACCTCGTACCGACCTTACCCAAATACTTGACTTATGGGGACAGCGCGCGCCTGAATTGACAACACTAATAGAGCTATTATTAGCGGCCTATCCGCCTCTTATCGCGGGCTGTCATCGTTTGAGCTTCTTTGATGATAATTTGACCGTTGATATATGGTTGGGTGACGCAGCTGAGAGCTTAGCCAAATTGGCAAATAACTCTTCTAGCCCGCATGCACCTTATGTTGACGCTTGGTTTTTAGATGGTTTTGCGCCCTCTTGCAATAGTACCTTGTGGGCGGATAGTATTTTTGCACAAATGCAGCGTTTATCACGACCCAAT is a genomic window of Psychrobacter cibarius containing:
- a CDS encoding YciI family protein, producing the protein MSLFAIIGHDVANSSAQRQITRAEHVERLQALDHDNRLIIAGPTPIEHGKGEMSGSLIIADFDSAEAAQSWANDEPYLRDGVYSHVDIKPFIHTLPKADDSASVKVAKS